A single Halarcobacter anaerophilus DNA region contains:
- a CDS encoding DMT family transporter, whose translation MDRLKYRLNKFQSTPAYLLVMGLLSAAFFSATFVVNRAISLDGGHWYWTASLRFFFTVLFLSLGFIFFRGFDYFKDILKEYFQNFKFWTIAGTIGFGFFYSFLCYAADFSPGWVVATTWQMTILASLFVLAMFGKKLAKKVWFFTFIIFLGVSLVNFSHIDTNNLEALFLGFFPVLVAAFSYPIGNQMVWEQKKKREEKNQDTKIFKNAFIKVYLLTLGSFPLWIILFFITNPGMPSSGQYINVAFVSLLSGVIATSIFLYARSHANSTSKIILVDAAQAGEVFFALFAEVLFLGAVFPNTTGWIGLFLTLGGLYFLTKSK comes from the coding sequence TTGGACAGATTAAAATATAGACTAAATAAATTTCAAAGTACCCCTGCTTATCTGCTTGTAATGGGACTTCTTTCTGCCGCTTTTTTTTCGGCAACTTTTGTAGTAAACAGAGCAATTTCTCTTGATGGAGGGCATTGGTATTGGACTGCTTCTTTAAGATTTTTTTTCACGGTTCTTTTTTTAAGTTTAGGTTTTATTTTTTTTAGGGGTTTTGATTATTTTAAAGATATTTTAAAAGAGTATTTTCAAAACTTTAAATTCTGGACTATTGCAGGAACTATAGGTTTTGGTTTTTTTTACTCATTTTTATGTTATGCAGCGGACTTTTCTCCTGGCTGGGTAGTGGCAACCACTTGGCAGATGACGATATTGGCTTCACTTTTTGTTTTAGCTATGTTTGGTAAAAAGTTAGCAAAAAAAGTTTGGTTTTTCACTTTTATAATTTTTTTAGGAGTTAGTTTAGTAAATTTCAGTCATATTGACACGAATAATTTAGAGGCTCTGTTTTTAGGATTTTTCCCCGTATTAGTAGCTGCTTTTTCATATCCTATCGGAAATCAAATGGTTTGGGAGCAGAAGAAAAAAAGAGAAGAAAAAAATCAAGATACAAAGATTTTTAAAAATGCTTTTATAAAAGTTTATCTTTTAACTTTGGGAAGTTTTCCTTTATGGATAATTCTTTTTTTTATTACAAACCCCGGAATGCCAAGCAGCGGACAATATATAAATGTTGCTTTTGTTTCTCTTCTTTCAGGAGTCATAGCTACATCGATTTTTCTTTATGCAAGAAGTCATGCAAATAGTACAAGCAAAATTATTCTTGTAGATGCGGCACAGGCAGGAGAAGTCTTTTTTGCACTATTTGCCGAAGTCTTATTTTTAGGTGCAGTTTTCCCTAACACTACAGGTTGGATTGGACTTTTTTTAACCCTAGGGGGTCTTTATTTTTTAACAAAATCTAAATAA
- a CDS encoding DUF1924 domain-containing protein, with amino-acid sequence MKILLIPALLASLSFGSVVEEYLLNLKNEVQKSEPDFKGFDIKRGEEIFTSTHLGKKGKEISCSSCHGIDLTKSHENFFTAKTIEPLSPKANPKRLTKVKKIEKWLKRNFNDVYKREGTPKEKGDVITYIISK; translated from the coding sequence ATGAAAATATTACTTATACCTGCATTGCTTGCAAGTTTATCTTTTGGCAGCGTAGTAGAAGAGTATCTTTTAAATTTAAAAAACGAGGTACAAAAAAGCGAGCCTGATTTTAAAGGTTTTGATATAAAAAGGGGTGAAGAGATTTTTACTTCCACTCACTTAGGTAAAAAAGGAAAAGAGATCTCATGCAGTTCATGCCACGGTATAGATTTAACAAAATCTCATGAAAACTTTTTTACGGCAAAAACTATTGAACCCCTTTCACCCAAAGCAAACCCAAAAAGGCTTACAAAAGTTAAAAAAATAGAGAAATGGCTGAAAAGAAATTTTAACGATGTTTATAAAAGAGAAGGTACACCAAAAGAGAAAGGTGATGTAATAACTTACATCATAAGTAAATAA
- a CDS encoding diheme cytochrome c: MRIVILFAILLSALFADEHKYSNKKQGVAPVNNQLYINECAACHFAYQPGLLPGNSWEKMMGNLENHFGVDATLLDEEFKAISKYLNENSAEKAMEYKRSKKIARSMRNDGTIIAVSKTPYFIKKHREILSKYINQKEVKGLFNCTACHTTAQKGIYSQRDIIIPNYGRWDD; encoded by the coding sequence ATGAGAATAGTGATTTTATTTGCAATCTTACTATCTGCTTTATTTGCAGATGAGCATAAATACAGCAATAAAAAACAAGGCGTGGCACCTGTTAATAATCAACTTTATATAAATGAGTGTGCAGCCTGTCACTTTGCATACCAACCGGGACTTTTACCTGGCAATTCTTGGGAAAAAATGATGGGAAACCTAGAAAATCATTTTGGAGTGGATGCTACACTATTAGATGAAGAGTTTAAGGCAATTTCAAAATATTTAAATGAAAACAGTGCAGAAAAAGCAATGGAGTATAAAAGAAGTAAAAAAATTGCAAGAAGTATGAGAAATGACGGAACTATTATAGCTGTAAGTAAGACCCCCTATTTTATAAAAAAGCATAGAGAGATTCTTTCAAAATATATAAATCAAAAAGAGGTAAAGGGTTTGTTTAACTGTACCGCCTGTCATACAACGGCACAAAAAGGAATCTACTCCCAAAGAGATATAATAATCCCAAACTACGGTAGATGGGATGATTAA
- a CDS encoding cytochrome b/b6 domain-containing protein produces MKSYIWSLPTRVFHWLLASFILLAFLTDEDNLLTYHAIIGYCIFIILTFRIFWGILGPKYSKFSDFPFGLKRVKEFLSNILGSKQEYVGHNPAASYVMIAMIIVSFLVVISGVLTFGIQEGKGLLSFLNDSYFKDMKLFKEIHEALSTLLIVLIVIHLGGVLSDKLLHPKHETLKSIFTGYKKFEENKSIKLNIFQKAFALIFLILFLSFLLFSFTNQGNLLLVSKYQPVDYEKQNELFVSECASCHTLYPSGYFA; encoded by the coding sequence ATGAAATCGTATATTTGGAGTCTGCCCACTAGAGTTTTTCACTGGCTTTTAGCCTCTTTTATTCTTTTGGCATTTTTAACTGATGAGGATAATCTTTTGACTTATCATGCAATAATCGGTTATTGCATTTTTATTATTTTGACTTTTAGAATTTTTTGGGGAATTTTAGGTCCTAAATACTCTAAATTCAGTGATTTTCCTTTTGGTTTGAAAAGAGTAAAAGAGTTTTTATCAAATATTTTGGGTTCAAAACAAGAGTATGTAGGACACAATCCTGCTGCTTCATATGTAATGATTGCTATGATTATAGTAAGTTTTTTAGTTGTTATAAGCGGTGTTTTAACTTTTGGAATACAAGAGGGTAAAGGTCTGTTATCTTTTTTAAATGATTCATATTTTAAAGATATGAAACTTTTTAAAGAGATTCATGAAGCCTTGTCGACACTGCTTATTGTACTGATTGTAATTCATCTAGGAGGTGTTTTAAGTGACAAATTATTGCACCCTAAACATGAAACTTTAAAATCAATTTTTACGGGTTATAAAAAGTTTGAAGAGAATAAAAGTATAAAGTTAAATATTTTTCAAAAAGCTTTTGCTTTGATTTTTTTAATACTCTTTTTAAGCTTTTTATTATTTAGTTTTACAAATCAAGGAAATTTACTTTTAGTTTCAAAGTATCAACCTGTTGATTATGAAAAGCAAAATGAGCTTTTCGTAAGTGAGTGTGCATCGTGCCACACTCTGTATCCCTCCGGATATTTTGCCTAA
- a CDS encoding diheme cytochrome c, which yields MSNLENHFGDDASLKEKETQNILGFLLKNSAQNSTKEYSVKVLNSIGNKDIIAITQTSFWKKEHKNIPKELFENRKIKSKANCKACHTDIEKGLIEDDKIKDISSFM from the coding sequence ATGTCCAATCTTGAAAATCATTTTGGAGATGATGCCTCTTTAAAAGAAAAAGAGACTCAAAATATTTTAGGTTTTCTTTTAAAAAACAGTGCCCAAAACAGTACAAAAGAGTATAGTGTAAAGGTTTTGAACTCTATTGGAAATAAAGATATAATAGCAATAACCCAAACCTCTTTTTGGAAAAAAGAGCATAAAAATATTCCAAAAGAACTCTTTGAGAACAGAAAAATAAAAAGTAAGGCAAATTGCAAAGCTTGTCATACGGATATAGAAAAAGGTTTGATTGAAGATGATAAAATTAAAGATATTAGCTCTTTTATGTAG
- a CDS encoding Spy/CpxP family protein refolding chaperone produces MIKLKILALLCSLFLLNSLYAEDYKFNNHEYKKNHIHKNLDYLNLDKKQLEKIKDILIKYRKKYDKYSKKKALKEQKLKELIKQENFDKEEYEEILEDIYEDAAELEAKVIKRIHSVLTVEQRKKFSYYLKEWRVE; encoded by the coding sequence ATGATAAAATTAAAGATATTAGCTCTTTTATGTAGTCTGTTTCTTTTAAATTCTTTATACGCAGAGGATTATAAATTTAACAATCATGAGTATAAAAAAAATCATATACATAAAAATCTGGATTATCTTAATCTAGATAAAAAGCAACTTGAAAAAATAAAAGATATATTAATCAAATATAGAAAAAAATATGATAAATATTCAAAGAAAAAAGCTTTAAAAGAGCAAAAACTAAAAGAGCTTATAAAACAAGAAAATTTTGATAAAGAGGAGTATGAAGAGATTTTGGAAGATATCTATGAAGATGCGGCAGAATTGGAAGCCAAAGTCATAAAAAGAATACACTCCGTTTTAACCGTTGAGCAAAGGAAAAAATTCTCTTATTATTTAAAGGAGTGGAGAGTTGAATAA
- a CDS encoding response regulator transcription factor — translation MNKNVLLIEDDLQMQNFIAEYLKDYNFDCKAFSNPKEVIKEFKKNYQNYNIIILDLMLPNMDGFDLFKKLKQIKDIPVIISSARGDIGNKIHGFELGADDYLAKPYEPRELVLRINSILRKANPFRLKIGDFEIDKQNHEIKLEGYPIEFTKIEFEIFMFLIENLNKVSSREQILHATSLDENTKNRTIDMHISNIRYKIGDDSKEPKYIKSVWGIGYKFVG, via the coding sequence TTGAATAAAAATGTTTTACTAATCGAAGATGATTTACAAATGCAAAATTTTATTGCAGAGTATTTAAAAGATTACAACTTTGACTGTAAAGCTTTTTCAAACCCCAAAGAGGTAATAAAAGAGTTTAAAAAAAATTATCAAAATTACAATATTATAATTTTGGATTTGATGCTTCCAAACATGGACGGCTTTGATCTGTTTAAAAAGTTAAAACAGATCAAAGACATCCCCGTTATAATCTCTTCTGCAAGGGGAGATATAGGAAATAAAATACACGGTTTTGAACTTGGAGCAGATGATTATTTGGCAAAACCTTATGAACCTAGAGAGTTGGTTCTTAGAATAAACTCTATTCTAAGAAAAGCAAACCCTTTTAGGCTAAAAATCGGTGATTTTGAAATAGATAAACAAAACCATGAGATAAAACTTGAGGGTTACCCTATTGAATTTACCAAAATTGAGTTTGAGATATTTATGTTTTTAATTGAAAATCTTAATAAAGTCTCTTCAAGGGAGCAGATTCTTCATGCAACATCATTGGACGAAAATACGAAAAACAGAACCATAGATATGCATATTTCAAATATTAGATATAAAATAGGCGATGATTCCAAAGAACCAAAATATATAAAATCCGTTTGGGGAATCGGATACAAATTCGTAGGTTAA
- a CDS encoding ArsS family sensor histidine kinase codes for MSIRRKVSILFVTSLILMIVIGLWMDNINSQRIKDLVKDKYLKVSNEILQNIDNKENIKAIIKNHDLKVLLKRPKKSEAIYYKPHTFGSITILQIPFEDEFIIHIKYLNDEYILQSKDETDLNEKLTLNILVFLDIFVLVIIFLYILKLLSPLKKITKDMEDFSKGNFSSRVDIKSNDEIGSLSKTFNSMADNLEELIKTREELLRDIGHELRTPIAKGKFVIEKFEESSNKELLKKIFLDLERLTNELIQLEKLNSSKLDYSTFSAETLIVESLSRLYMDDESKIDLKIFQDFKIYADLEYLSMALKNLIDNALKYTSRLPIKIEVKENEIKVINKGKRLSKELEYYLKPFTQELSQRDGFGLGLSIVNKVVSKHKFKLIYSYEKGLNIFTLITH; via the coding sequence ATGAGTATTAGAAGAAAAGTTTCGATTCTTTTTGTTACAAGCCTTATATTAATGATTGTAATTGGTTTATGGATGGATAATATAAACTCCCAAAGAATCAAAGATTTAGTAAAAGACAAATATCTAAAAGTATCTAATGAGATTCTTCAAAATATCGATAATAAAGAGAATATAAAGGCTATAATAAAAAATCATGACTTAAAAGTGCTTTTAAAAAGACCAAAAAAAAGTGAAGCTATTTACTACAAACCTCACACTTTCGGTTCTATTACGATTTTACAGATACCTTTTGAAGATGAGTTTATTATTCATATAAAATATCTAAATGATGAGTATATACTTCAAAGTAAAGATGAAACGGATTTAAATGAAAAACTAACTCTTAATATCTTGGTTTTTTTGGATATTTTCGTCCTTGTTATAATATTTTTATATATTCTAAAACTTCTATCTCCGTTAAAAAAGATTACAAAAGATATGGAGGATTTTTCAAAAGGAAACTTTTCAAGCAGAGTAGATATCAAATCCAATGACGAAATAGGTTCTTTGTCCAAAACCTTTAACTCTATGGCGGATAATCTAGAAGAACTTATAAAAACAAGAGAAGAACTTTTAAGGGATATAGGTCATGAACTTAGAACTCCCATTGCAAAGGGTAAATTTGTAATAGAAAAATTTGAAGAGTCTTCAAATAAAGAGTTATTGAAAAAGATTTTTTTGGATTTGGAACGTTTGACAAATGAGTTAATCCAATTAGAAAAATTAAACTCCTCTAAACTCGACTACTCTACATTTAGTGCCGAAACTTTAATAGTAGAATCTTTAAGCAGACTCTATATGGATGATGAATCAAAAATTGATTTAAAAATTTTTCAAGATTTTAAAATTTATGCAGATTTGGAATATTTAAGTATGGCACTTAAAAACCTAATAGACAACGCTTTAAAATATACTTCAAGACTGCCTATAAAGATTGAAGTAAAAGAGAATGAAATTAAAGTAATAAACAAAGGCAAAAGACTCTCAAAAGAACTTGAATACTATTTAAAACCCTTTACCCAAGAGTTATCTCAAAGAGACGGCTTTGGTTTGGGCTTAAGTATAGTAAACAAAGTAGTATCAAAACACAAATTCAAACTTATATACTCTTATGAAAAGGGTTTAAATATATTTACTCTAATTACTCACTAA
- the thyX gene encoding FAD-dependent thymidylate synthase yields MTVTLMQHSSLEVCAHAIRTCWQSYDKSDCGGPKDLELIDRVGNKFKHASTLEHLSYTFFIDGISRALLQELARHRMASLSVKSTRYTLKELKDEEAFNVEDKQRAEKYLVMTSSDLVNEMSIKALENLREVLQTKIGNDVAKYCLPESYKTSLTWTINARSLQNFISLRTSKSALWEIRDLANAIFEALPQDHKYLFESCVYTQEDNLEN; encoded by the coding sequence ATGACTGTAACTCTTATGCAACATAGCTCCCTGGAAGTTTGTGCCCATGCAATTAGAACTTGTTGGCAATCTTACGATAAAAGTGACTGCGGAGGTCCAAAAGATTTGGAGTTGATTGATAGAGTCGGAAATAAATTCAAACATGCTTCAACACTCGAACATCTCTCATATACCTTTTTTATAGACGGAATCAGTAGAGCTTTACTTCAAGAATTAGCAAGACACAGAATGGCAAGTCTATCGGTAAAATCTACAAGATATACGCTAAAAGAGTTAAAAGACGAAGAAGCTTTTAACGTAGAAGATAAACAAAGAGCCGAAAAATATCTTGTAATGACAAGCAGTGATTTGGTAAATGAAATGTCTATTAAAGCTTTAGAAAATCTAAGAGAAGTTTTGCAAACAAAAATCGGAAACGATGTGGCAAAATATTGTCTTCCCGAAAGTTATAAAACCTCTCTTACTTGGACGATAAACGCAAGAAGTCTACAAAATTTTATTTCACTTAGAACATCAAAATCAGCTCTTTGGGAGATTAGAGATTTGGCAAATGCAATTTTTGAAGCATTACCGCAGGATCATAAATATCTTTTTGAATCTTGTGTTTATACCCAAGAAGACAATTTAGAAAACTAA
- a CDS encoding trimeric intracellular cation channel family protein yields the protein MSALEIADIIGIISFAVSGFLIAVHMKLDILGIFISAFLTAFGGGLIRDIIANQKPFIFTDTLPFTLVIITVILSIIFKLHKITDLEGKKAFVLTDTIGLVSFSISGAMIAHDVGFNVVGVVLLALLTAVGGGTLRDIVINRIPAVLVSDFYGAVAIIIGLIIYILDCLEWINYINLLITFAFGIALRLHAYYEKWHLPKLS from the coding sequence ATGAGCGCATTAGAGATTGCTGATATTATAGGAATTATCTCCTTCGCAGTTAGCGGTTTTCTAATTGCAGTACATATGAAGCTTGATATTTTAGGTATCTTTATATCTGCTTTTTTAACTGCCTTTGGAGGGGGTTTAATAAGAGATATAATAGCAAACCAAAAACCTTTTATTTTTACGGATACCCTGCCTTTTACTTTAGTGATTATAACCGTTATATTGTCAATAATATTCAAGCTTCATAAAATAACCGATTTAGAAGGTAAAAAAGCTTTTGTTTTAACAGATACCATAGGTTTAGTCTCTTTTTCCATATCAGGAGCTATGATTGCCCATGACGTAGGTTTTAACGTAGTAGGAGTAGTGCTTTTAGCTCTGCTTACCGCTGTTGGAGGAGGTACCTTAAGAGATATAGTAATAAACAGAATTCCAGCAGTTTTAGTAAGTGATTTTTACGGTGCCGTAGCAATTATAATCGGACTTATAATTTATATTTTAGATTGCCTTGAATGGATAAATTATATAAACCTTCTAATAACTTTTGCTTTTGGAATAGCTCTAAGACTTCATGCTTATTATGAAAAATGGCATCTGCCTAAACTCTCATAG
- the lpdA gene encoding dihydrolipoyl dehydrogenase, whose protein sequence is MYDVVVIGAGPAGYEIASLLGEGKKSVCLIEKDEEHLGGTCLNWGCIPAKNFLESAIYVKKGAYFKECGVDFAFNAFDIKKLENNTCRLICDTKTGIFKKLKKAKVEIKYGTASFVDENLIKVNDEIIEASEFIIASGSNHKEHPLMKIDKDKIISSKEVFSLEKIPKSILIVGGGAIGCEFATFFNSLGAKTHIAEFTSKLLPIEDDDIGRTVKREFEKAGIKVDLKANITKYEISEKSVKVTLDLGKKEQLLEFEKVLISIGRVPNSSKLNLEKANIKSNKGFIEVDRNLQSISNKKVYAIGDVIKSPALAHVAYYEAKRVANKILSREALPQKAIFPSVTFCSPQVASIGESENSLKEQGIKFKTKKVFFKSSAKAKIKGDDSGFIKIIYDEETQAVLAAAIIGNEATELIHQFLVAINAKLTLDDLSKMIFAHPTLSELTLEALA, encoded by the coding sequence ATGTATGATGTAGTTGTAATTGGAGCAGGACCAGCGGGATATGAGATAGCTTCACTTTTAGGTGAAGGTAAAAAATCCGTATGTTTGATAGAAAAAGATGAGGAACATTTAGGGGGAACTTGTTTAAACTGGGGATGTATTCCTGCAAAAAACTTTTTGGAAAGTGCAATATATGTAAAAAAAGGCGCATACTTTAAAGAGTGCGGAGTAGATTTTGCTTTTAACGCTTTTGATATAAAAAAGCTTGAAAATAATACTTGCAGACTAATTTGTGATACAAAAACGGGAATATTTAAAAAATTAAAAAAAGCCAAAGTAGAGATAAAATACGGCACGGCATCTTTTGTAGATGAAAACCTAATCAAAGTAAATGATGAGATTATAGAAGCTTCTGAATTTATAATTGCAAGCGGTTCAAATCATAAAGAACATCCTCTTATGAAAATAGATAAAGATAAAATTATCTCTTCAAAAGAGGTCTTTTCATTGGAAAAAATTCCAAAATCAATACTTATTGTAGGAGGCGGAGCTATCGGGTGTGAGTTTGCAACATTTTTCAATTCTCTTGGAGCAAAAACACATATAGCCGAGTTTACCTCTAAACTTCTTCCTATTGAAGATGATGATATAGGACGAACTGTAAAAAGAGAGTTTGAAAAAGCTGGTATAAAAGTTGATTTAAAAGCAAATATTACTAAATATGAGATTTCGGAAAAGAGTGTTAAAGTAACTCTTGACTTGGGTAAAAAAGAGCAGCTTTTAGAGTTTGAAAAAGTTTTAATCTCAATTGGGAGAGTTCCAAATAGTTCTAAATTGAATCTTGAAAAAGCAAATATAAAAAGTAACAAGGGTTTTATAGAAGTTGACAGAAATTTACAATCAATTAGCAATAAAAAAGTATATGCTATAGGAGATGTTATAAAATCACCCGCACTTGCCCATGTGGCATATTATGAGGCTAAAAGAGTTGCAAATAAGATATTAAGTCGTGAAGCTTTACCTCAAAAAGCAATTTTCCCTTCGGTTACCTTTTGTTCTCCTCAAGTAGCTTCTATAGGAGAGAGTGAAAACTCTTTAAAAGAACAAGGTATAAAATTTAAAACAAAAAAAGTCTTTTTTAAATCAAGTGCAAAAGCAAAAATAAAAGGTGATGACAGCGGATTTATAAAAATCATATATGATGAAGAGACTCAAGCTGTTTTAGCAGCTGCAATAATAGGAAATGAGGCAACGGAATTGATTCATCAGTTTTTAGTTGCAATAAATGCAAAACTTACTTTAGATGATTTATCTAAAATGATATTTGCCCATCCCACACTTAGCGAGTTAACTCTTGAAGCTTTAGCCTAA
- the lipA gene encoding lipoyl synthase, with protein MTMRETIKNSDKGRKPQWLRKKLHFGAQKEMDQLLNNVGIHTICQEAKCPNISECFSKKNATFLILGNICTRRCSYCNVATGKPFEVNKEEIEQVTKSVRLLGLKYVVITSPARDDLKDGGAKQFYEVTQNILKELPNTKVELLIPDFQGSLDSLKLVANSGAIVLGHNMEMVPSLYKIRKAANYKRSLQVLKKLKTLASNNAKTKSAIMAGLGETEREMIKVFKDLREVGCDYLSIGQYLAPSNEFQKVVEYVRPSQFEKYKQIALDLGFEYVHSSPYTRSSYLAHEYVGK; from the coding sequence ATGACAATGCGTGAGACTATAAAAAACAGCGATAAGGGAAGAAAACCTCAATGGCTTAGAAAAAAGCTTCACTTCGGTGCTCAAAAAGAGATGGATCAACTTTTAAACAATGTTGGTATTCATACAATCTGCCAAGAGGCAAAGTGCCCTAATATCAGTGAATGTTTCTCTAAAAAGAATGCAACTTTTCTAATTTTGGGAAATATCTGTACAAGAAGATGCAGTTATTGTAATGTTGCTACAGGAAAACCTTTTGAAGTAAACAAAGAAGAGATAGAACAAGTAACAAAATCGGTTAGACTTTTGGGTTTAAAATATGTGGTAATAACAAGTCCGGCAAGAGATGATTTAAAAGACGGAGGAGCAAAACAGTTTTATGAGGTTACTCAAAATATATTAAAAGAGCTGCCTAATACAAAAGTCGAACTTCTGATTCCTGATTTTCAAGGAAGTTTGGACTCTTTAAAACTTGTGGCAAACAGCGGTGCCATAGTACTTGGGCATAATATGGAAATGGTTCCAAGTCTTTATAAAATAAGAAAAGCCGCAAACTATAAAAGATCTTTACAAGTTTTAAAAAAACTAAAAACTTTGGCTTCTAATAATGCAAAAACAAAAAGTGCAATTATGGCAGGTCTTGGAGAGACTGAAAGAGAGATGATAAAAGTTTTCAAAGATTTAAGAGAAGTAGGGTGTGATTATCTAAGTATCGGTCAATATTTGGCACCTTCAAATGAGTTTCAAAAAGTTGTCGAGTATGTTAGACCTTCACAATTTGAAAAGTATAAACAAATAGCTTTAGATTTGGGTTTTGAATATGTACATTCAAGTCCATATACAAGAAGTTCATATTTAGCCCATGAATATGTAGGAAAATAG
- the gcvPB gene encoding aminomethyl-transferring glycine dehydrogenase subunit GcvPB, translating into MSKVLTIFEKSQEGRKGILLPKLDVPKSEIKKEFKREKKAELPQLSEFDVVRHFTNLSTKNFAIDKNFYPLGSCTMKYNPKIAEKVANLEGFTNIHPHLVTNMMSEEVQGALEVIDMLEQKLCKITGMSAFTTTPQAGAHGEMLGIMMIHKYHESKGDKRKYVIVPDSSHGTNPATAAMVGYEVITIKSDENGAMDFESFKEKISDEVAAVMLTVPNTLGIYNKKIKEICTLAHENGAMMYYDGANMNAIMGVARPGDIGFDVMHINLHKTFATPHGGGGPGSGPVGVNEKLKPFLPDLGVKKVKGKYEFSNGGTNTIGKISPFFGNYAISLRAIVYMTILGGNGMKNASSKAVLNANYIRVRLKDYFDMPYDTLCMHECVFSAKTLAKEYKVTAMDIAKYLLDFGFHSPTVYFPLIVKEAIMIEPTETENKQTIDKFCDTMIEAVKLARKDAAAFKEYPKTLGVCRPDDTRAIKELDICCSY; encoded by the coding sequence ATGAGTAAAGTATTAACAATATTTGAAAAGAGCCAAGAAGGAAGAAAAGGTATTCTTTTGCCTAAATTAGATGTTCCTAAAAGTGAAATCAAAAAAGAGTTTAAAAGAGAAAAAAAAGCGGAACTTCCACAGCTTAGCGAGTTTGATGTGGTTAGACATTTTACGAATTTGTCTACTAAAAACTTTGCAATTGATAAAAACTTCTATCCTCTTGGTTCTTGTACCATGAAATATAATCCGAAAATAGCCGAAAAAGTAGCTAACTTGGAAGGGTTTACAAATATTCATCCCCATTTAGTTACAAATATGATGAGTGAAGAGGTACAAGGAGCCCTTGAAGTTATAGATATGCTGGAGCAGAAACTTTGCAAAATTACAGGAATGAGTGCTTTTACGACAACTCCCCAAGCAGGAGCCCACGGTGAAATGCTTGGAATTATGATGATTCATAAATACCATGAAAGCAAAGGAGACAAAAGAAAATATGTAATTGTTCCTGACTCTTCACATGGAACTAACCCTGCAACGGCAGCAATGGTAGGATATGAAGTTATTACTATTAAATCAGATGAAAACGGTGCTATGGATTTTGAAAGTTTTAAAGAAAAAATCTCTGATGAAGTAGCAGCTGTTATGCTTACGGTTCCAAATACTTTGGGTATTTATAATAAAAAGATAAAAGAGATTTGTACTTTGGCACATGAAAACGGTGCTATGATGTATTATGACGGGGCTAATATGAATGCAATTATGGGAGTTGCAAGACCAGGAGATATAGGTTTTGATGTTATGCATATAAATCTTCATAAAACTTTTGCCACACCACACGGAGGAGGGGGTCCAGGTTCGGGACCTGTTGGAGTAAATGAAAAATTAAAACCTTTTTTACCCGATCTTGGAGTAAAAAAAGTTAAGGGAAAATATGAGTTCTCAAACGGCGGAACAAATACAATAGGAAAAATCTCACCGTTTTTCGGAAATTATGCAATTTCACTTCGAGCTATTGTTTATATGACAATTCTAGGGGGAAACGGGATGAAAAATGCCAGCTCTAAAGCTGTGTTAAATGCAAACTATATAAGAGTGAGACTAAAAGATTATTTTGATATGCCTTATGATACTTTGTGTATGCATGAGTGTGTTTTTTCTGCCAAAACATTGGCAAAAGAGTATAAAGTCACGGCTATGGATATAGCAAAATATCTTCTTGATTTCGGTTTCCATTCTCCAACAGTCTATTTCCCTTTGATTGTAAAAGAAGCAATTATGATAGAACCCACGGAGACGGAAAATAAACAGACTATAGATAAATTTTGTGACACAATGATTGAAGCTGTTAAACTTGCCCGTAAAGATGCAGCTGCATTTAAAGAGTATCCAAAAACACTCGGAGTTTGCAGACCTGATGATACAAGAGCTATTAAAGAGCTTGATATTTGTTGCTCTTATTAA